The proteins below come from a single Actinomycetota bacterium genomic window:
- the cobT gene encoding nicotinate-nucleotide--dimethylbenzimidazole phosphoribosyltransferase: MLKLDDMTGGFADLDEDARKRAAARLDNLTKPKGSLGALEEMVKCLAAIYGTDELKIGKKTIFVMAGDHGVAEEGVSAFPSEVTPQMVLNFLGGGAAINVLARHVGADVKVVDIGVAGELETGGLISRKVKPGTDNMTKGPAMTKEEALEAIKVGMELAMAEVEAGAKLLGTGDMGIGNTTSSSAIAAVLTGSSLDEAIGRGTGIGDGALKVKRDAIRRAIELNRPDPTDPLDVLSKVGGLEIAGITGLILGSAKAKVPVVIDGFISSAAALVAAKISKKSTGYMIASHQSVEPGHLKVLSELGLKPVLMMDMRLGEGTGAALAMGLIDGAIKIYNEMATFDGAGVSKEL, translated from the coding sequence ATGCTTAAACTCGACGATATGACGGGCGGTTTTGCGGATTTAGACGAGGATGCGAGAAAGCGGGCAGCAGCTCGTCTTGACAATCTGACCAAGCCCAAAGGGAGTCTGGGCGCCCTTGAAGAGATGGTCAAATGCCTGGCCGCAATATACGGGACCGATGAGCTCAAGATCGGCAAGAAGACGATCTTCGTCATGGCGGGAGACCACGGCGTGGCAGAAGAGGGGGTGAGCGCCTTTCCCAGCGAGGTCACCCCTCAGATGGTCTTAAATTTTTTGGGCGGGGGGGCTGCCATAAATGTTCTTGCCCGCCACGTCGGGGCGGACGTCAAGGTGGTCGATATCGGGGTTGCCGGCGAGCTCGAAACCGGCGGTCTGATATCCCGCAAAGTAAAGCCAGGTACTGACAATATGACAAAAGGGCCAGCCATGACAAAAGAGGAGGCGCTCGAGGCGATCAAGGTGGGAATGGAACTTGCTATGGCTGAAGTAGAGGCCGGCGCAAAGCTCCTTGGCACGGGCGACATGGGTATCGGTAATACCACCTCAAGCAGTGCCATCGCTGCCGTTTTGACCGGCTCTTCTCTCGACGAGGCGATCGGGCGAGGCACGGGCATCGGCGACGGGGCCCTGAAGGTGAAGAGGGATGCGATCAGGCGGGCCATAGAGCTCAATCGCCCAGATCCCACAGATCCGCTCGATGTCCTCTCAAAGGTCGGCGGCCTTGAGATTGCGGGGATAACCGGCCTGATTTTAGGCTCGGCCAAGGCAAAAGTTCCTGTCGTCATCGACGGCTTCATCTCATCGGCCGCCGCCCTGGTGGCGGCCAAGATCTCAAAGAAATCGACCGGTTACATGATAGCCTCTCACCAGTCGGTCGAGCCCGGCCATCTTAAGGTCCTAAGCGAACTCGGCCTAAAACCCGTCTTGATGATGGATATGCGCCTCGGAGAGGGGACCGGAGCAGCTCTTGCCATGGGGCTGATAGACGGCGCCATAAAGATATATAATGAGATGGCAACATTCGACGGAGCGGGAGTCTCAAAGGAGCTTTAG
- the aroF gene encoding 3-deoxy-7-phosphoheptulonate synthase, whose product MIVIMKDSASNQEIDHVIEKLDELKLEVHISRGKFRTIIGIIGEEEMVSAIPLEAFPGVERVVPVLKPYRLVSREFSSDDTVIEVNGSLIGGGNFAVIAGPCSIESEEQAIETARSVKAAGATMYRGGAFKPRTSPYSFQGLGLEGLKILAEARKETGLPIVTEVMDTRDVDAVTTYSDILQIGARNMQNFQLLTEVGKQHKPVVLKRGFSNTIEEFLMAAEYVAKGGNQEIILCERGIRTFEPYTRNTLDISAIPLLKGLSHLPVIVDPSHATGRRDLVGPLSLASIAAGADGLMIEVHQDPESALCDGPQSLNPQEFTELMKEISSLVKNFSKRIGA is encoded by the coding sequence ATGATTGTCATAATGAAGGATAGTGCTAGCAACCAGGAGATAGATCACGTAATCGAAAAACTGGATGAGCTCAAGCTCGAGGTCCACATCTCAAGGGGTAAATTTAGGACCATCATTGGAATAATCGGCGAAGAGGAGATGGTCTCCGCCATTCCCTTAGAGGCTTTCCCAGGCGTCGAGAGGGTGGTTCCGGTTCTCAAACCCTATCGCCTGGTTAGTCGCGAGTTCAGCTCGGATGATACCGTTATCGAGGTGAATGGCTCTTTGATCGGAGGTGGAAATTTTGCCGTCATAGCTGGTCCTTGCTCCATTGAGTCTGAGGAGCAGGCCATAGAGACAGCGAGATCGGTCAAGGCTGCCGGGGCGACCATGTATAGGGGCGGAGCTTTCAAGCCGAGGACATCGCCGTATAGTTTCCAAGGACTCGGTCTCGAGGGCTTGAAGATACTGGCCGAGGCCAGGAAAGAGACGGGGCTTCCGATAGTTACCGAGGTTATGGATACCAGAGACGTCGACGCCGTGACCACCTATTCCGACATCTTGCAGATAGGAGCGAGGAATATGCAGAACTTCCAGCTCTTAACTGAGGTCGGCAAGCAGCACAAGCCCGTGGTCTTAAAGCGAGGCTTCAGCAACACCATCGAAGAATTCCTGATGGCGGCCGAATATGTCGCCAAAGGAGGCAATCAAGAGATAATCCTCTGTGAACGGGGGATACGAACCTTTGAGCCCTATACCAGAAATACTCTAGACATCAGCGCCATTCCGCTCCTAAAGGGTTTGAGCCATCTTCCGGTCATAGTCGATCCGAGTCATGCGACAGGGCGCCGGGATCTGGTCGGGCCTCTCTCGCTGGCTTCAATCGCCGCCGGAGCCGATGGCCTGATGATTGAGGTTCATCAGGATCCCGAATCAGCCCTCTGCGATGGGCCACAATCTCTTAACCCTCAAGAGTTTACCGAGCTCATGAAGGAGATAAGTTCTCTGGTTAAAAATTTTTCCAAACGGATCGGAGCATGA
- the aroA gene encoding 3-phosphoshikimate 1-carboxyvinyltransferase, with translation MSHLFQKDDKIFVTKAPSFSGRVRVPGDKSISHRALMLGAIAEGRTEIEGFLSSNDCLSTMSCLKELGVEFNNISKTALVIEGRGRKSLKEPKDVLFAGNSGTTMRMLPGILAGQNFFSVLTGDSSIRERPMGRIISPLKEMGASLFARDDGNKPPVAIIGSTLSGIDYEMPVASAQVKSCILLAGLFAKGKTRVIEKVPSRDHSERMLAFFDADISSNNGIIEISAEKELLAAKVEIPGDISSAAFLLAAALMIEDSDLRIDSVGVNPTRCGFLEALAMMGASVIQGDQKVISNEPRANLSTGFAPLQAIEIDAEMIPRIVDELPIFAVLSTQAKGTTIVRGAGELRVKESDRITAITSELKSLGADIKELADGFEVKGPSKLKGTKVDSYGDHRMAMALTVAGLIAEGETVIDGAASVDISFPGFIETINSLVKGE, from the coding sequence TTGAGTCACCTCTTTCAAAAGGACGATAAGATCTTCGTGACAAAAGCGCCCAGCTTTTCTGGCAGGGTAAGGGTGCCGGGCGATAAATCGATCTCCCATAGGGCGCTCATGCTTGGAGCTATCGCTGAGGGCAGAACTGAGATCGAGGGCTTTCTTTCGTCAAATGATTGCTTGAGCACCATGAGCTGCCTTAAAGAGCTTGGGGTGGAGTTCAATAATATCTCAAAAACCGCTCTTGTGATTGAGGGCCGTGGCCGAAAGTCACTTAAGGAGCCAAAAGACGTGCTTTTTGCCGGAAACTCGGGCACGACCATGCGGATGCTCCCCGGCATCCTAGCCGGACAAAATTTCTTCTCCGTTTTGACAGGCGACTCCTCCATAAGAGAGAGGCCGATGGGCCGGATAATCTCTCCTCTTAAGGAGATGGGAGCCTCCTTATTTGCGAGAGATGACGGCAATAAACCACCGGTTGCTATCATCGGCTCTACCCTATCCGGGATCGACTATGAGATGCCCGTCGCAAGCGCGCAGGTTAAGAGCTGCATCCTTCTGGCCGGGCTTTTCGCTAAGGGTAAGACCAGAGTTATCGAGAAGGTTCCATCGCGCGACCACAGCGAAAGGATGCTCGCTTTCTTTGACGCGGACATATCGTCAAATAACGGCATCATTGAGATAAGCGCGGAAAAAGAGCTTTTAGCAGCCAAGGTGGAAATACCGGGCGACATCTCCTCAGCCGCTTTTTTACTGGCCGCCGCCCTGATGATCGAGGATTCCGACCTTAGGATCGATTCGGTCGGAGTCAATCCGACCAGATGCGGGTTCTTGGAGGCTCTTGCGATGATGGGCGCAAGCGTCATCCAAGGAGATCAAAAGGTAATCTCAAACGAACCGAGAGCCAATCTTTCGACAGGCTTTGCACCTCTCCAAGCGATCGAGATTGACGCTGAGATGATTCCAAGGATAGTCGATGAGCTGCCGATATTTGCCGTTTTGTCAACTCAGGCAAAGGGGACGACCATCGTAAGAGGCGCAGGCGAGCTCAGGGTGAAGGAGAGCGATCGGATAACCGCGATAACCTCCGAGCTCAAAAGCCTCGGCGCTGACATTAAAGAACTTGCCGATGGGTTTGAAGTCAAGGGCCCGTCTAAACTTAAGGGGACAAAGGTCGATTCATATGGCGACCATCGGATGGCCATGGCCCTGACCGTCGCCGGGCTCATAGCAGAAGGAGAGACCGTAATCGACGGAGCCGCCTCGGTTGACATCTCCTTTCCCGGCTTCATAGAGACGATAAATTCTCTCGTTAAAGGGGAGTGA
- the hisC gene encoding histidinol-phosphate transaminase yields MKDIFRKELEALRPYSPGKPIADVKRELGLSEVIKLASNESPTPPLQAAVEAIASASLGINRYPDGACLDLKSALSRHLEVEESTIIVGNGSNELIRLLAQAVLNSGDEVVMASPSFVVYPTVSLMMNAHPVEVSLTGHRHDLAAMRSAITEKTKMVFICNPNNPTGTIVSRSEVEEFLNGTPDHVMVVFDEAYFEYVDDPDFASGLKYFSPSGGVVVLRTFSKIFGLAGLRIGYGVAPKEVVTYLDKIREPFNVNSLAQVGALASLREKEEVATRKTDNLAGLKFLSKALSEMGFEAVPSSANFLLVDVKEDSKEVFGRLLKKGVIVRSGEIFGEAYTNFIRVTVGSPEENKKFILALKEVTGR; encoded by the coding sequence TTGAAGGATATCTTTAGAAAAGAACTTGAAGCATTGAGGCCTTACAGCCCAGGAAAACCGATTGCTGACGTCAAAAGGGAGCTTGGCTTGAGCGAAGTCATAAAGCTCGCCTCCAACGAATCACCAACCCCGCCGCTCCAGGCGGCAGTTGAGGCGATAGCTTCGGCCTCCCTCGGCATAAACCGCTATCCGGACGGGGCTTGCTTGGATTTAAAGTCGGCGCTTTCGAGGCACCTTGAGGTTGAAGAATCGACGATAATCGTGGGCAATGGCTCAAATGAGCTCATTCGCCTTCTTGCCCAGGCCGTTTTGAACTCTGGCGATGAGGTGGTGATGGCAAGTCCCTCTTTCGTCGTCTATCCCACCGTATCTTTAATGATGAATGCCCACCCGGTCGAAGTCTCCTTAACGGGTCACCGCCACGATCTTGCGGCCATGCGCTCGGCCATCACCGAAAAGACCAAGATGGTCTTCATCTGTAACCCCAATAATCCAACCGGCACTATAGTGAGCCGGAGCGAGGTCGAAGAGTTCTTAAACGGTACTCCAGATCACGTCATGGTCGTCTTCGACGAGGCCTACTTCGAGTACGTGGATGATCCGGATTTTGCGAGCGGCCTTAAATATTTCTCGCCAAGCGGCGGAGTCGTGGTCCTTCGAACCTTCTCGAAGATCTTTGGCCTGGCTGGTCTTAGGATTGGCTATGGTGTCGCTCCCAAAGAGGTTGTGACCTATCTCGACAAGATCCGAGAGCCCTTCAACGTAAATAGCTTGGCTCAAGTTGGGGCGCTTGCAAGCCTAAGGGAGAAAGAAGAGGTTGCAACTAGAAAAACCGACAACCTGGCCGGTCTTAAATTTCTCTCCAAAGCCTTAAGCGAAATGGGCTTCGAGGCGGTCCCGTCATCTGCCAACTTTCTATTGGTCGATGTAAAAGAGGACTCCAAAGAGGTCTTTGGCCGGCTTCTAAAAAAGGGAGTCATCGTGAGATCTGGCGAGATATTCGGAGAGGCATATACCAACTTCATAAGGGTTACGGTCGGAAGTCCCGAGGAGAACAAGAAGTTCATCCTAGCCTTAAAAGAGGTTACTGGCCGGTAG
- a CDS encoding 4-hydroxy-3-methylbut-2-enyl diphosphate reductase, which produces MKIEIAAEAGYCYGVERSLKLAKKALEVSKRPIYTYGPIIHNRKVVESLKEKGIEQIESLDGITSGTLIIRSHGVAPKIKEEAEAKGLTVMDATCPFVKKAQKCSKKLTKEGYDLVIIGEKDHPEVIGILAHAETKAKVVDDPGQIRNLKLKDRAGVVVQTTQPLDLVKKIVGELLSVAREIKICNTICDATAKRQVAAADLARRVDLMLIVGGKESANTTRLAEICMAINPKSYHIEMANDLSLSWFAGIETVGITAGASAPNWIIEEVVEVLSGLDSMCSL; this is translated from the coding sequence ATGAAGATTGAGATCGCCGCCGAGGCCGGTTACTGCTATGGAGTCGAGCGCTCACTAAAACTTGCCAAAAAAGCCCTCGAGGTTTCTAAGCGGCCGATATATACCTATGGCCCAATAATCCACAATCGAAAGGTCGTGGAATCGCTTAAAGAGAAGGGGATTGAGCAGATAGAATCCTTGGATGGCATCACCTCGGGAACCCTTATCATAAGATCGCATGGCGTCGCTCCTAAAATAAAAGAGGAGGCCGAGGCAAAAGGATTGACCGTGATGGACGCCACCTGCCCGTTCGTCAAAAAGGCTCAAAAATGTAGCAAAAAGCTGACTAAAGAGGGATATGACCTGGTTATTATCGGTGAAAAGGATCACCCGGAAGTTATCGGAATTCTAGCCCATGCTGAGACAAAAGCCAAGGTCGTTGACGATCCGGGCCAGATTAGAAACCTAAAGCTCAAGGATAGGGCGGGGGTTGTGGTTCAGACCACCCAACCTCTCGATCTCGTCAAAAAGATTGTGGGCGAACTCTTGAGCGTCGCAAGAGAGATAAAGATCTGCAATACCATCTGCGATGCCACCGCAAAGAGGCAAGTTGCAGCCGCCGATCTGGCTCGCCGGGTGGATTTGATGCTGATAGTGGGTGGCAAGGAGAGCGCAAATACCACCAGGCTCGCCGAGATTTGCATGGCGATAAATCCCAAAAGTTACCATATCGAGATGGCCAACGACCTTAGCCTCTCCTGGTTTGCCGGCATCGAAACCGTCGGCATCACGGCGGGCGCCTCGGCGCCAAATTGGATTATCGAAGAAGTGGTCGAGGTGCTCTCCGGCCTCGATTCAATGTGCAGCCTTTGA
- a CDS encoding prephenate dehydrogenase, protein MKAVFEKVAIVGLGLMGGSLGLAIKALKGPPKVVGIARRSGVIAEALKMGAIDAGTTDVAEGVKGADLIFLALPVGAMAEKVKEMIPHLKEGAIITDVGSTKESVTQSIQEILPKSYHFIGGHPMCGSEKDGISAASESLFKNAYYILTPTKETSAPAFKRLHSLLTAISAKVIAIEPKKHDHLVAAISHLPHLLSAALVNLAKKGEEKEESLLLLAAGGFRDTTRIAAGNPDMWVDICLENDKAILSQIEGFERELGKFASAIRAKDKEALRKALHEAQVARKNLPIVTLKDIRALKELTISVTDRPGAISDITVSIGNIGINIEDITLVHLSEESGLVKLVVADEDSAKRAAKVLKKKGYVVQISGLYEREER, encoded by the coding sequence GTGAAAGCCGTTTTTGAAAAGGTTGCCATCGTTGGGCTGGGGCTCATGGGTGGCTCATTAGGCCTGGCAATAAAGGCCCTTAAAGGTCCCCCGAAAGTGGTCGGAATAGCCCGAAGAAGTGGCGTTATCGCCGAGGCCTTAAAAATGGGCGCAATAGACGCGGGGACAACCGATGTTGCCGAGGGTGTTAAAGGGGCCGATTTGATTTTTTTGGCCCTTCCGGTCGGGGCGATGGCCGAGAAGGTCAAAGAGATGATCCCTCACCTGAAAGAGGGGGCGATCATCACCGATGTCGGCAGCACGAAAGAGTCGGTCACCCAGAGCATCCAAGAGATTCTGCCAAAATCATATCATTTCATAGGAGGTCATCCTATGTGCGGATCGGAGAAGGACGGAATTTCGGCCGCAAGCGAGAGCCTTTTCAAGAACGCTTATTACATATTGACCCCGACGAAGGAGACTTCGGCCCCGGCCTTCAAACGCCTTCACTCACTTTTAACCGCAATAAGCGCAAAAGTCATCGCCATCGAACCGAAAAAACATGATCATTTGGTTGCCGCCATAAGTCACCTGCCTCATCTTCTCTCGGCTGCTCTGGTTAATCTGGCCAAAAAGGGAGAGGAGAAGGAGGAGAGTCTGCTCCTTCTGGCCGCCGGCGGCTTCAGGGATACAACCAGGATAGCTGCGGGAAACCCCGATATGTGGGTCGATATCTGCTTAGAGAACGACAAGGCCATCTTGAGTCAGATTGAGGGGTTCGAAAGGGAACTTGGCAAGTTTGCCTCCGCCATAAGGGCAAAGGATAAGGAGGCTCTAAGGAAGGCTCTCCATGAAGCCCAGGTCGCAAGGAAGAATCTACCCATTGTCACCTTGAAGGATATTAGGGCGCTAAAAGAGCTTACCATCTCGGTTACAGATCGCCCGGGCGCCATCAGCGACATAACCGTCTCCATCGGAAACATCGGCATAAACATAGAAGACATCACCCTCGTCCATCTTTCCGAAGAGAGCGGGCTGGTAAAGCTGGTTGTGGCGGACGAAGATTCCGCCAAGAGGGCGGCCAAGGTTCTTAAGAAGAAGGGCTATGTTGTCCAGATAAGCGGTCTCTACGAGAGGGAGGAGCGTTGA
- the cmk gene encoding (d)CMP kinase produces MIIAIDGPAASGKSTIAKRVALNLGLDYLDTGAMYRAVTFKALDKSLNTEDAVLMGRLARDLSLEFKNKTQGDNICIEVFLDGQDISEEIRSPRVTASVSAVAKIPEVRMAMVELQRRLAGEKDTVAEGRDVGTQVFPKAEKKFFLVASARERATRRCKEFEEKGYQVDIDSLERDIASRDAIDSARENSPLRRADDAILIDTTRKSIEDVVTEILEHIGRKV; encoded by the coding sequence ATGATAATCGCAATCGATGGGCCGGCCGCCTCAGGAAAGAGCACGATAGCCAAGAGAGTAGCCTTAAATCTCGGATTAGATTACCTAGATACCGGAGCCATGTACCGGGCGGTCACCTTCAAAGCCCTGGATAAGTCGCTAAACACCGAAGACGCCGTATTGATGGGAAGGCTGGCCAGAGATTTAAGCCTTGAGTTCAAGAACAAGACTCAAGGTGACAATATTTGCATAGAGGTCTTTTTAGACGGTCAGGATATCAGCGAGGAGATACGTTCGCCAAGAGTGACGGCGAGCGTCTCAGCCGTCGCCAAAATACCAGAGGTCAGAATGGCTATGGTCGAACTCCAGCGGAGACTGGCAGGCGAGAAAGACACGGTGGCCGAAGGGCGGGATGTCGGCACCCAGGTCTTTCCAAAGGCCGAAAAGAAATTCTTTTTGGTGGCTTCCGCCAGGGAGAGGGCCACAAGAAGGTGTAAAGAGTTCGAAGAGAAGGGCTATCAGGTTGACATCGACTCTTTAGAGAGAGATATCGCATCCAGGGATGCGATCGACAGCGCCAGGGAGAATAGTCCTTTAAGGAGGGCCGATGACGCCATCTTGATCGATACCACGAGAAAAAGCATCGAAGACGTCGTGACTGAGATACTTGAGCACATCGGCCGGAAGGTTTAA
- a CDS encoding pyridoxal phosphate-dependent class II aminotransferase: MKMMIHGGEPKRTFERLGLTPREVIDFSVNINPFGPPKGVLNYLRSIDEQDIRDYPDPESSRLKGILSQKLGLGLGNLALMSGSLEAIHLVASRLVDSRGALIISPNFSEYEASLKAYDIPVAKLSLSEDDGFDLTNKTSNLKINDFGAIFLSNPNNPTGRLYDKKELIAMIQRAKGSKTLIVSDESFMDFVIEKQSESLAYRVNEFDNLIVLSSLTKFYSLAGLRIGCAIASDGLIEMIRQASPRWNLNHPAQKAAEIAILDSAFEDFSLKENQRLRADLYQRLSAIGGIKAFLSSANFILIKVDSREILGSDFFAELLKCGYHLRDCSSFEGLGGDFFRIAVRKEEENLALLAEMRKIISTT; encoded by the coding sequence ATGAAGATGATGATTCACGGCGGCGAGCCGAAGCGAACGTTTGAAAGACTTGGGCTCACTCCAAGAGAGGTGATAGATTTCAGCGTAAACATCAACCCCTTTGGGCCGCCAAAAGGCGTCCTTAATTACTTAAGGTCCATTGATGAGCAAGATATAAGGGATTATCCAGATCCGGAAAGCTCCAGGCTAAAGGGGATACTATCTCAAAAACTCGGCCTTGGCCTGGGTAATTTAGCCCTAATGAGCGGCTCCTTGGAAGCGATACATCTGGTTGCAAGCCGCCTGGTCGATTCTCGCGGCGCCCTCATCATCTCACCGAATTTTTCCGAATACGAAGCCTCGCTGAAGGCATACGATATCCCGGTCGCAAAGCTTAGCCTTAGCGAAGATGACGGCTTCGATCTCACAAACAAGACTTCAAATTTGAAAATCAATGATTTTGGGGCCATCTTTTTATCCAACCCGAACAATCCGACTGGAAGGCTATACGATAAAAAGGAGCTTATAGCCATGATACAAAGGGCTAAAGGCTCCAAAACTCTGATCGTTTCCGATGAGTCCTTCATGGACTTCGTCATCGAAAAGCAGAGCGAGTCTTTGGCATATCGTGTAAATGAGTTTGATAATCTAATCGTCCTCTCCTCCTTGACCAAGTTCTATTCCTTGGCCGGCTTAAGGATCGGCTGCGCCATCGCATCGGACGGTCTCATCGAGATGATAAGGCAAGCCTCGCCCCGTTGGAACTTGAATCATCCGGCCCAGAAGGCGGCCGAAATCGCCATCTTGGACTCAGCTTTTGAGGATTTCAGCCTGAAAGAGAATCAAAGACTTCGGGCCGATCTGTATCAGAGGTTGTCTGCGATCGGCGGAATCAAAGCCTTCTTATCAAGCGCAAACTTCATTCTCATAAAGGTGGATTCGAGGGAGATCTTGGGATCGGATTTCTTCGCAGAGCTTTTGAAGTGCGGCTATCATCTTAGGGACTGCTCATCTTTCGAGGGTCTTGGAGGCGACTTCTTTAGGATCGCGGTCAGAAAAGAGGAGGAGAACTTGGCCCTCTTGGCCGAAATGAGAAAGATAATTTCAACGACATAA
- the cobC gene encoding alpha-ribazole phosphatase: MTRLYLVRHGETEWNAQGKYLGVTDIPLTLRGRSQALALGRYLEDKGVSAAYSSELKRAKETLKIATSALNINPSVLNGLNEINFGRWEGMTYEEIERSYGDLLSNWLLDVSRYEIPDGERWHDFKSRVSESFDRIIEENQEREVLVVTHGGVIKTIIGSILGMEPVGFWKLRQDKGALNILEVHRKEAMVTLLNDTCYQNHI, encoded by the coding sequence ATGACCAGGTTGTATCTCGTTCGTCACGGCGAGACCGAGTGGAACGCGCAAGGCAAATATTTGGGAGTCACAGACATCCCTTTGACCTTAAGGGGCCGCTCTCAGGCGCTCGCCCTTGGAAGGTATCTCGAGGATAAAGGGGTCAGTGCGGCATATTCGAGCGAACTAAAGAGGGCCAAAGAGACACTTAAGATTGCCACTTCGGCTCTGAATATTAACCCCTCGGTCCTTAATGGTTTGAATGAAATTAATTTCGGCCGCTGGGAGGGCATGACGTACGAAGAGATAGAGAGATCTTACGGTGACCTCCTCTCGAACTGGCTCTTGGATGTCTCAAGATACGAGATCCCCGATGGCGAGAGGTGGCATGATTTTAAATCGCGGGTTAGCGAGAGTTTCGATAGGATAATCGAAGAGAACCAGGAAAGAGAGGTCTTGGTCGTAACTCACGGCGGCGTGATCAAGACCATAATTGGTTCTATCTTGGGCATGGAGCCGGTCGGTTTTTGGAAACTTCGCCAAGATAAGGGAGCTCTCAATATCTTAGAGGTTCACAGAAAAGAGGCAATGGTGACTCTTTTGAATGACACCTGTTATCAGAATCACATTTAG
- a CDS encoding lysophospholipid acyltransferase family protein, with the protein MGNENVPSQGPVIFVANHVTAIDPFVVAVALSKRKLSSIAKEELFRSPILAAFLTRIGVFPVSRGKYDRKILKRSLEILLGGGALALFPEGTRYRLGEGELGPLQDGAALISIMSAAPIIPLAITGTDKAILQGAKFICPAKVRVKIGRVVTRSDDRKEYTANIRKALIHLLNQAAHED; encoded by the coding sequence TTGGGGAATGAGAATGTGCCATCTCAAGGCCCGGTTATATTCGTTGCCAATCACGTTACCGCCATCGACCCCTTCGTGGTCGCGGTCGCCCTATCCAAAAGAAAACTGAGCAGCATCGCCAAAGAAGAACTTTTCCGATCGCCAATTTTGGCCGCCTTCTTGACAAGGATCGGCGTCTTTCCGGTAAGCCGGGGCAAATATGATAGGAAGATCTTAAAGAGGTCGCTCGAAATTCTCTTAGGCGGAGGCGCATTGGCCCTCTTTCCCGAGGGGACCAGATATAGACTGGGCGAAGGAGAACTCGGTCCCTTGCAAGACGGGGCCGCGTTGATCTCTATAATGAGCGCCGCTCCCATAATACCGCTTGCCATCACGGGGACCGACAAGGCCATTCTGCAAGGAGCAAAATTCATTTGCCCGGCCAAGGTAAGGGTCAAGATAGGCCGGGTGGTTACAAGAAGCGATGACAGGAAGGAATATACCGCAAACATACGAAAAGCCCTCATCCACCTCCTTAATCAGGCTGCCCATGAAGATTGA